A region of Heliangelus exortis chromosome 4, bHelExo1.hap1, whole genome shotgun sequence DNA encodes the following proteins:
- the CASP6 gene encoding caspase-6, giving the protein MNHQRRGIALIFNHEHFFWHLRLPERRGTLADRNNLKRSLTDLGFEVRHFDDLKAEAVMQKIYEASQGDHSDADCFVCVFLSHGENDHVYAYDAQIKIETITDMFRGDKCPSLVGKPKVFIIQACRGDKHDDPVIAQDSIDGSEESNGNETEVDAAGVYTLPAGADFIMCYSVAQGYFSHRETVNGSWYIQDLCETLRKHGSSLEFTELLTVVNRKVSHRKVDMCRDISAIGKKQIPCFASMLTKKLYFHPKSK; this is encoded by the exons TTGGCATTTAAGGCTGCCAGAGAGACGTGGGACCCTGGCAGACAGAAACAACCTGAAACGCAG TTTGACAGACCTTGGATTTGAAGTCAGACATTTTGATGatctgaaagcagaagctgtAATGCAGAAAATTTATGAAG CCTCTCAGGGTGACCACAGTGATGCTGACTGCTTTGTGTGCGTGTTCCTGAGTCACGGTGAGAACGATCACGTTTATGCATATGATGCCCAAATCAAAATTGAGACAATCACAGACATGTTCAGAGGAGACAAGTGCCCGAGTCTGGTAGGAAAACCGAAGGTATTTATCATTCAG GCATGTCGAGGTGATAAACACGATGATCCAGTTATTGCTCAGGATTCAATAGATGGAAGTGAGGAATCCAATGGCAATGAGACTGAGGTAGATGCAGCTGGTGTCTATACCCTGCCTGCTGGTGCAGACTTCATCATGTGCTACTCTGTGGCCCAAG GTTACTTTTCTCATCGTGAAACTGTGAATGGCTCCTGGTACATTCAAGACTTGTGTGAGACACTGAGGAAGCATGGATCTTCCTTGGAGTTCACAGAACTTCTCACTGTTGTTAACAGGAAAGTATCTCACCGTAAGGTGGATATGTGCAGGGACATCAGTgctataggaaaaaaacagattccctgttttgcttcaaTGTTAActaaaaaactgtattttcatcCAAAATCTAAGTAG